From the genome of Saccopteryx bilineata isolate mSacBil1 chromosome 6, mSacBil1_pri_phased_curated, whole genome shotgun sequence, one region includes:
- the UBALD2 gene encoding UBA-like domain-containing protein 2 — protein sequence MSVNMDELRHQVMINQFVLAAGCAADQAKQLLQAAHWQFETALSTFFQETNIPNSHHHHQMMCTPSNTPATPPNFPDALAMFSKLRTSESLQSSNSTMTAMACSPPANFSPFWASSPPSHQATWIPPSSPTAHSFHHLHHPQSTWPPGAQQGGTQQKAMAAVDGQR from the exons ATGTCGGTGAACATGGATGAGCTGCGACACCAGGTTATGATCAACCAGTTCGTGCTGGCCGCGGGCTGTGCGGCCGACCAGGCGAAGCAGCTGCTGCAGGCGGCCCACTGGCAGTTCGAG ACCGCCCTGAGCACGTTTTTCCAAGAAACCAACATTCCCAAtagccatcaccaccaccagatG ATGTGCACCCCCAGCAACACACCAGCCACGCCACCCAACTTCCCCGATGCCCTGGCCATGTTCTCCAAGCTTCGTACCTCCGAGAGCCTGCAGAGTAGCAACAGCACCATGACGGCCATGGCCTGCTCCCCCCCTGCAAACTTCAGCCCCTTCTGGGCTTCATCCCCACCCAGCCACCAGGCCACCTGGATCCCACCCTCCTCCCCAACGGCCCACAgcttccaccacctccaccacccacAGTCCACATGGCCCCCTGGAGCGCAGCAGGGGGGCACCCAGCAGAAAGCCATGGCTGCGGTGGATGGCCAGAGATGA